In one Bactrocera tryoni isolate S06 chromosome 5, CSIRO_BtryS06_freeze2, whole genome shotgun sequence genomic region, the following are encoded:
- the LOC120778111 gene encoding carboxypeptidase B, with product MWLKAFSIAVLALCAGAAASNLDRYEGYNKYTVFHDGEDAFNYLVDLQTESTELDFWLLTRNMSVVTVSPTEQSTFEARLNELNAQFVAKPLMEEMFAFNETLGACEGSECELNRPRRQARGFFSHFPRYSEVLNYMSALAARHPQNCRYESLGRSSEGRHIAALSISLNSRVRDRRVAYIQSATHGREWITPLTVLYLANELLNNLRAFQRVLQDVEIYLVPLVNPDGYEYSFTNDRFWRKNRHRYGGRSCAGVDINRNFPNNWNYNGASQNLCSEVYSGTGPTSEPETAAVARYLEYNRHRVKLSLDVHSFGKFLFYPYGYSRNAVAPTRNLLHSVAQRAANQIAKYRGTHYTVGTSASILYEASGGLDDYAYGNLGIPMSFTVELPGENFQVAPSDIIHICKETFAGFIEFIRHVSLY from the exons CTACAACAAATACACAGTCTTCCACGATGGCGAAGATGCCTTCAACTATCTTGTCGATTTACAAACAGAATCAACAGAACTGGACTTTTGGCTGCTAACACGCAATATGTCCGTCGTCACAGTATCACCGACAGAGCAATCCACATTTGAGGCGCGCTTGAACGAATTGAATGCACAATTCGTGGCTAAGCCGCTGATGGAGGAGAT gtTTGCTTTCAATGAAACACTCGGTGCCTGTGAGGGTTCTGAATGTGAGCTAAATCGCCCAAGACGACAGGCGCGCGGCTTCTTCTCGCACTTTCCGCGCTACTCAGAA GTCTTAAATTATATGAGCGCTTTGGCTGCTCGCCACCCGCAAAATTGCCGCTACGAATCGCTTGGTCGCTCCTCTGAGGGTCGCCACATAGCGGCGCTCTCCATATCGCTCAACAGCCGAGTGCGTGATCGTCGTGTGGCCTACATACAGTCGGCGACACACGGACGTGAGTGGATTACACCGCTAACTGTGCTTTATTTGGCCAATGAACTGTTGAACAATTTGCGCGCATTCCAAAGGGTGTTGCAAGATGTCGAAATTTATTTGGTGCCACTGGTCAATCCTGATGGTTATGAGTACTCCTTCACGAAT GATCGCTTTTGGCGCAAGAATCGTCATCGCTACGGTGGTCGCTCCTGTGCTGGTGTGGATATCAACCGCAACTTCCCGAACAACTGGAACTATAATGGCGCCAGTCAAAAT CTTTGTTCCGAAGTCTATTCCGGCACTGGTCCCACATCGGAGCCTGAGACAGCGGCAGTCGCACGTTATTTGGAATACAATCGCCATCGCGTGAAACTCAGCTTGGATGTGCACTCGTTTGGCAAGTTCTTGTTCTATCCTTACGGTTATTCGAG GAATGCCGTTGCCCCCACCCGCAACCTGCTGCATTCGGTTGCTCAACGCGCCGCCAACCAAATCGCCAAATACCGTGGCACCCATTACACTGTCGGCACTTCGGCTAGCATACTTTACGAGGCTTCTGGCGGTTTAGACGATTATGCTTATGGCAACTTGGGCATCCCCATGTCCTTCACGGTCGAGTTGCCCGGTGAGAACTTCCAAGTGGCGCCATCCGATATCATTCACATCTGCAAGGAGACATTCGCCGGCTTCATCGAGTTTATTCGACACGTTAGCTTGTATTAG